The Branchiostoma lanceolatum isolate klBraLanc5 chromosome 10, klBraLanc5.hap2, whole genome shotgun sequence genome has a window encoding:
- the LOC136444063 gene encoding O-acyltransferase like protein-like yields the protein MAWKLGVLVALLALACCSSTVAGQDFSDSFYETWGYYTQLAQQKPIDWNYTLYLRYVTGEVQAPCYSQSEQLHNDMLASKGYAINMLDSSGKFNPTGLFQGQWNDLGSFEGCRDGDEDLNVDKPPDMKPMYCVVGWIGIPPELGSGALSFSQGLCVPNTCSKSEVVLLANTGLLGIKPMPSWTVVGGFCQREEDYASYDPGAIVAISIIAVILLMLVIGTLYEFIITVCFMEEKAKSIASSKTGRFLLSFSVYSNTKKVFDTYQPPGQIPALHGIRVISTLWIIYGHTDFFADNTITTNKGTKAEWYSQWWYFVTGSMDMSVDTFLLLSALLVSYLFMKQLKKNGGSFTGKDLLLHYLHRYWRLTPVYAFLIMIFACLLKYMGTGPVWASPENLAMGNINACQTWMWTNLLYINNWVLGEQECFGWAWYLGVDMQLYVIAPGLLILLHKKPKLGLALIIVFLTGSMIATGIIYHFVVNMAGGSYFGLVYTNTFTRAGPYMVGLLLGYILFKTGRKVPSTRRTKALMLLGWFCATGVAVLFVVAPQFIGSPFSVLNSPAWRAFDRTMFSCAVAWVVYACSVGYGGIITEFLSWSGWVPLSRLTYTAYLVHPIIMHVYTMSLKTPLFYSATNWWFYFIAYAFMAFLCGFVASIMVEFPFFGLEKLIFPQRRGRDSSKASKNVANEAEAQDNQALELEQTGSFPDKLENGEGNGQLAGAIPTNKEQFNLKL from the exons ATGGCTTGGAAACTAGGGGTTCTTGTCGCGCTACTGGCTCTAGCATGCTGCTCATCTACTGTAGCTGGGCAGGACTTCTCTGACAGCTTCTATGAGACATGGGGCTACTACACCCAGCTGGCTCAGCAGAAGCCGATCGACTGGAATTACACCTTATATCTGCGCTATGTCACTGGTGAAGTGCAAGCCCCTTGTTACTCTCAGAGCGAACAACTTCACAACGACATGCTAGCTTCCAAGGGTTACGCGATTAACA TGCTGGACAGCAGTGGAAAGTTCAACCCGACAGGCCTATTCCAGGGGCAGTGGAACGACTTAGGTAGCTTCGAAGGCTGCAGGGACGGCGATGAAGACTTGAATGTAGACAAACCCCCGGACATGAAGCCGATGTACTGTGTTGTGGGCTGGATAGGAATACCTCCG GAACTGGGGAGTGGTGCTCTCTCTTTCTCGCAGGGACTCTGTGTACCCAACACTTGTAGCAAGTCTGAAGTTGTACTCCTTGCAAACACAG GTCTCCTTGGCATAAAACCAATGCCAAGTTGGACTGTGGTAGGTGGTTTCTGTCAGCGGGAAGAAGACTACGCCAGCTATGATCCTGGAGCCATCGTTGCCAT ATCCATCATCGCCGTTATCCTGCTGATGTTGGTCATCGGTACCCTGTACGAGTTCATCATTACCGTCTGTTTCATGGAGGAGAAGGCGAAATCTATAGCTAGCA GTAAGACTGGCCGGTTCCTGTTGTCCTTCTCTGTGTACTCCAACACTAAGAAGGTGTTCGACACATACCAGCCGCCAGGGCAAATCCCGGCGCTTCACGGCATCCGGGTTATCAGCACTTTGTGGATCATCTACGGACATACGGACTTCTTTGCCGATAACACAATAACAA CAAACAAAGGAACGAAGGCAGAATGGTACAGCCAGTGGTGGTATTTTGTAACAGGGAGCATGGACATgtctgtggacacattcctacTGCTGAG TGCACTCCTGGTGTCCTACCTGTTCATGAAGCAGCTGAAGAAGAATGGCGGCTCGTTTACTGGGAAGGACTTGCTTCTACACTACCTGCACCGTTACTGGAG GTTGACCCCTGTGTACGCCTTCCTCATCATGATCTTTGCTTGCTTGCTGAAATACATGGGGACGGGACCGGTCTGGGCTAGTCCTGAGAACCTCGCCATGGGAAACATCAACGCCTGCCAGACATGGATGTGGACAAACCTCTTATACATCAACAACTGGGTCCTGGGGGAACAAGAG TGTTTCGGCTGGGCGTGGTACCTTGGTGTGGACATGCAGCTTTACGTCATAGCTCCGGGCCTACTGATTCTGCTGCACAA GAAGCCGAAGCTGGGTTTAGCTTTGATTATCGTTTTTCTCACGGGCAGCATGATAGCCACAGGGATCATCTACCATTTTGTTGTCAA TATGGCGGGTGGGTCGTATTTCGGTTTAGTCTACACAAACACTTTCACCCGTGCGGGACCGTACATGGTTGGACTACTGCTGGGTTACATTCTCTTCAAGACCGGCCGCAAAGTACCCAGCACCCGTCGCACCAAG GCCCTGATGCTGTTGGGATGGTTCTGTGCGACAGGCGTTGCCGTGCTGTTTGTTGTTGCCCCCCAGTTCATCGGGAGCCCTTTTTCCGTGCTTAACTCCCCGGCCTGGAGGGCGTTTGACAGGACCATGTTTTCCTGTGCTGTGGCCTGGGTCGTGTACGCCTGTAGTGTTGGATATGGAG GTATCATCACGGAGTTCCTGTCCTGGAGCGGATGGGTGCCGTTGAGTCGTCTGACGTACACTGCGTACCTCGTGCATCCCATCATCATGCATGTCTACACCATGTCCCTCAAAACACCACTGTTCTACTCGGCCACTAATTGG TGGTTCTACTTCATCGCGTACGCCTTCATGGCCTTCCTGTGCGGCTTCGTTGCCTCCATCATGGTGGAGTTCCCGTTCTTCGGGCTTGAGAAGCTGATCTTCCCCCAGCGCAGAGGCAGGGACAGCTCGAAGGCATCAAAGAACGTGGCCAACGAGGCCGAGGCACAAGACAACCAAGCTCTTGAACTCG AACAAACTGGCAGTTTCCCCGACAAACTGGAGAATGGTGAAGGTAACGGACAGTTGGCAGGAGCTATCCCAACAAACAAGGAGCAATTCAACCTCAAACTTTAG